From the genome of Acipenser ruthenus chromosome 14, fAciRut3.2 maternal haplotype, whole genome shotgun sequence, one region includes:
- the tcp11l2 gene encoding T-complex protein 11-like protein 2, which yields MPLNDGQPSTSTSDDQNSDTESSERCDSMTSSSDTECSRQSFTSGSSSKHSSPASSPPKMVTFDELMTAARDLSNLSLAHEIVVNGNFKVEQPELPENSLERKVKEIVHKAFWDRLEAELNEDPPVYEYAIRLVEEIKEILLSFLNPGANRLRNQICEVLDMDLIQQQVDNDAVDIHGLENYIITVMGKLCAPARDDDVKKLKEISDIVPLFREIFRVLDLMKMDMVNFTINNIRPQLQMQSVEYERTKFQAILDQTPNALDHTTEWMKESLDELMAVKPCTSPSASGAENHTSGIPSPMSVLNKFYIKLLDWDCQKKVLPETLMTDETRLLELQKSLELYKAVAAVLLIVYNAIGGPISGLPVLADQLKKITSVLLEGIHIKSFNRTEALENVSAQICTELNKSLTERGYPALPAHVQVALTGQICTIVHKDNSIFNLIDERVHSYMKLSIVPNSHTQPPAILGGLALIQPELEVIRAQFNSIVNFNKQVYCPFYGKILRKLLLSEAPQGTAEAGTPSVSVE from the exons ATGCCACTCAATGACGGGCAACCCTCCACATCCACGAGCGATGACCAGAATAGCGACACTGAATCCTCAGAGCGATGTGACAGCATGACTTCATCCAGTGACACTGAATGTTCCCGACAGAGCTTTACCAGTGGCTCCTCCAGCAAGCACAGCTCCCCAGCAT CAAGCCCTCCTAAAATGGTTACATTTGATGAACTTATGACCGCTGCAAGAGACCTGTCTAACCTGAGTTTGGCACATGAAATAGTTGTGAATGGAAACTTCAAAGTGGAACAGCCTGAACTGCCTGAGAATAG TTTGGAGAGGAAAGTGAAAGAAATTGTTCACAAGGCATTTTGGGATCGCTTGGAGGCAGAACTCAATGAAGACCCTCCTGTGTATGAATATGCCATCAGACTAGTAGAAGAAATTAAAGAG ATTCTACTCTCATTCCTCAATCCTGGTGCAAATCGACTTCGGAACCAGATCTGTGAAGTTCTAGACATGGATCTCATACAGCAACAAGTTGATAACGATGCTGTGGACATCCATGGACTAGAAAACTACATTATTACAGTCATGGGAAAGCTGTGTGCCCCGGCACGGGATGATGATGTCAAGAAGTTAAAAGAAATTTCTGACATTGTCCCATTGTTTCG GGAGATTTTTCGTGTGCTGGATCTAATGAAAATGGATATGGtcaattttacaattaataacatTCGACCCCAGCTGCAGATGCAGTCTGTTGAGTATGAAAGAACCAAGTTCCAGGCTATTTTAGACCAAACTCCCA atgcactggaccacacaactgAGTGGATGAAGGAGTCCCTTGATGAACTAATGGCTGTAAAACCGTGCACTAGCCCGTCCGCCTCTGGTGCTGAAAACCATACCAGTGGCATCCCCAGCCCAATGTCGGTGTTGAATAAGTTTTACATTAAACTTTTGGACTGGGACTGCCAGAAGAAAGTGTTGCCTGAG ACTCTGATGACAGATGAGACCCGCCTCCTAGAGCTGCAGAAAAGCCTGGAGCTGTACAAGGCAGTAGCAGCTGTGTTGTTGATAGTCTACAATGCAATAGGAGGACCCATTTCGGGCTTGCCAGTTTTGGCTGACCAGCTAAAAAAGATCACTAGTGTTCTTCTTGAAGGGATTCACATCAA ATCATTTAACAGGACTGAGGCACTTGAAAATGTAAGTGCTCAAATTTGCACTGAGCTGAATAAGTCTCTGACTGAGCGAGGTTATCCTGCACTCCCGGCTCACGTCCAGGTTGCTCTGACTGGGCAGATCTGCACCATTGTGCATAAGGACAACTCTATCTTTAATCTCATTG ATGAGCGAGTCCACTCGTACATGAAACTTAGCATTGTTCCAAATTCCCACACCCAGCCACCTGCTATTCTTGGAGGGCTTGCACTCATTCAGCCCGAGCTGGAGGTAATCCGGGCCCAGTTTAACAGCATCGTCAACTTCAATAAACAAGTGTACTGTCCCTTTTATGGAAAGATCCTGCGGAAATTGCTGTTAAGTGAAGCACCACAGGGAACTGCAGAAGCTGGAACGCCTAGTGTATCTGTTGAATGA